AATATGTGATGTGGCCATTGTGATAAATATTATACTATTTGTGATGCTTATTTTTGCCCTAAAAAATGTGTTTGGATTGGGCTACAGGGGCCTGGGATATTTTGTGACAGTTTCAAAATGTCATGGATTAAGCAAAATGTGATGATTTTGTTAAAAACGTCATGTGTTGCAATCTATGATGCTCAATACATGATGAAATTTAAGATCATCATAAATACTGATTTATGATGGTGTTTCAGTGATCTATAATAAAATTTATTCGTCATATATCAACATATTTCTTGTAGTGATATAAAGAATTAAATAGATTTGATTACTTTTAGTAGATTATAGGGAGAATATACTTCCTTACACTTACCTGTATAGTCTTTTTCAAACAAATAGCTAGTCAAATATCTACCTTCTATCTCACTTCATTTTTATGAAAGGGCCAAATAGTTGATACCGGCTACCACCCCTCCGTTCCAAGATTTCTATTTATCGCacacaacttttatttttgagattacacagtaTGACCCAGACATTCATAACGCATGCCCACTCATACCTCTATGAACTCTATGAATACACGTACACAAACCCTAcctctatgagcatcttcgaagattgAACTGGCAAATCCTTGAGATCGATGAAGTCACCATAGACGCCTCGCTGTCGACGAAAATGTCGTCTATCATTGAATGCACAGCGCCGTTAAATCGCAGAATATTCACTCCCATAGAGAGTCGAACTCAGAACCTCAAATGCTACCgagactcttgtaaccactGCTACATGCCTATTTCTTGTCTATTTCCGTCGAGGCCCATCAAACTCTTTACCCATGTTCTTCCCTTTTGTCTCTCCACCGTTCATTTCTTTCTGCCTAATAGTTTCgaacaaaataaaatgtttcAAACAATCTTAAGAGATTAAAGAAATCcttgaaaaatttcaaacaactttaattgtttgaacaaaataaatattttgaaCAATCttaaaagattaaagaactttTTAGCAAAGTTCGAACAAAATTGAATGTTCGAGCACCGGAAAGATTAAAGATTTTTTTGGCAAATTTTGAAACAAAACTGAATATTttgaacaaaataaaatgtttcGAACATTCtgaaaagattaaagaacttcTTTGTAAAGTTCGAAACAAGATTGAATGTTTCGTAGAAAAATAATATGCTTCTAACATTCTGAACttctttttgcaaaattttaaaTAAAATTGATTGTTTCGAACAAATAAAACGTGGCGACCCATTGAACAGCTAATCAACCATTTGGCAATTACGCATTTACAAGCCTCCATTTACTCATTCCCGGCCTACTTGCTGAAGGCCAGACTTGATGCCGACAGGTGTTATGTGAAGCTGGTGAATCATTAATTGGCTTCTGCGATATGTTCCCACAGAATCGCTCGCGCTACATATAGACGgccgccctcccctccctcaGGACAACATTGTTCACTACAAGAGTTTTTTCTCAGGAATTACTAGCTCGCTGTAACCAAATAACAATCAACCTCTGATTTGCAACATTGTCCATTATTCCCATTATCTTCCACCTCTCAACTTTTAGGTACTTGTATTGTAGTAAATCCACCAAAGAAATTTTGCTCTATACTGTTATGCCCTGTCTTTACATGTCTGGACAAGAAAACACTTCAACCAGAACTGCACAGAGGGAGCATTGATCCATGCGTTACAGAGGGTGGTAGTACAGTTTCAACAGTTGTTTCAGAGAAGACATAGTTATTACCAATATATTAGTCTGACCATGAATTAATAGTATGTATACAATTCAATTTATAAACTAGTTATGAAGAGAATCTAAAAATATACTCTATTTTTAAACTACAATCTAAATATACTGTTTCAAAAGCTAATTTGAAATATTCAACTCTATGTTTAAACTACTTATGAAGAGAATCTAAACATATACTCTATTTTTAAACTACTTATGAAGACAATCTAAACATACTATTTCAAAAGGCTAATTTGAAATATTCAAAGAGATACTAATGGTCAAAGTTCAAACATGTTGAAGGCATGCATTCTTAACCGACTATTATGTGTAAATCACGGGAATATATGTTTCCAAGGTCATTAGACCATTGCATATAAAATCTGCATCGCCACTTGGTAAAAACATAAACAGATTCATTTTCCACAACCTTTTTTAATTACGAAGTATGGCAAGGTTCATTCCTAGTCAAGTGGTGTCGCGCAGGCACGCTTGACGGCGGCACAAGCCCCGGATTGGACCATCAGAGGGAGGACGAGCACGAGAGGAAGGGCACGGAGCGAAAAAAGTGTATGTTTACCCCTTTTAGAAAATGGATAAAAATCTGACCTTTTGCATCATTCAATGCATACTGTCATTGTCGATTATTGCACGTCGATGACATATTTGGAAAACTATAAAAGTAAATTTCTCTAGATTATATGATACTCATATCATTCACATAATCTCAAGAGAAATCACCGGCCATTCTTTTTGTAGACCTTCATAGCCACCACTGCCACAGCATGGCAGGCTATTTGGATATCGTCCCTTTCCACCTCCTTTTGCAATAGCTTCCAGAATCTGAACCAGTACGCTCCACGGAATATTACCTGCATAAAAGATGTTAAAGGTTTCttgttaaaaataatatcattgcTATATAGCCCACTAAGATTTTGCGCTTAGTGGTAGCATCTTTGTCACTTTGCCGTTGCTGCATAATATGATATCGATCAATGCTATTAGGTGTTTTGATCTGTAGAGCAATATTATAATTTGCCAAACTGATATAGCAAAATGATAGTCAAAGAAAACATGTTTGTATTGTTTCATTATGATTGCAAAAGTCACATTTTGAATTACCATTACACACTAGTAGAAAACAAGCCAAAGGTCCACcctaaaagtaccggtatgaagatgaaccggtacctatgctagcataggtaccggttcatcttcataccgATATTTTTGGGGTTGATGGAatctatggatgagccttaggtaccggttagtaacaccaaccggtacctaaggctcaccataggtaccgggtggtaacttttacattagtaccgggtggtaccatcaACCGGTAcatatggatgagccttagatactggttggtgttaccaaccggtacctaaggctcatccaagggttacttcaaaaggaaaatgtCTCTCTTCCCATCACAAgtgatgtgtaggtgagatggtaagaaatGTGCACATGACGCAAGAAGTCCCAAGTTCGAATCCTAGCCACCACCGCATGcatatttttgacaaaaatgaatgccattggtaccggttgtgtTACCCGGTGTTAAAGCCAAGAGCCTTTGGTCTCGGTTTCGGGGTGCCGATTGGAAAAACCGGTATCTAAGGCTctattcaaccggtgcctaagggccTTTTTCCAGTAGTGACAGTTTCTTTTGATTAAGTTATCTTTATTAGTTAAGGTAACCCCTCTTCCAAGATACCAAaagaatatttttattttaagaGGAAGTTTTAATTCCATATACCCAATTTCCTAGGACCGGGATAAGTACAATCATTAATTGTTTGTACATAGATTGAACGGAGAATTGTCCATTCCTTTGTAGGACCCATGTGAAAACACCTCTTTCCTGACAAAGTTGAACATTAAGGCACAAAAAATTTTCTATGGtgcccatcacatcgaatgttcagacacatacatggagcattaaatgtgctacagtaccaaaaccaataacttttcaccaactaaacagagcctaagCAAATGAGTTATAATGTATTGCCAGACAATTAATTTATCCCAACAATGACTTCAGCCACTGTGTCTGGTTTCCTTCTAACAATATTATATAaaagttaaatacaccagcggcccttGAACTTGTCCTCAGATGTCATTTAGGTACACGAACTTGCAAAATTGAAATCTGGCACCCCAAACTTGTTAAGTTATGCCATCTAGGTCCATAACCCTTCAAAGGGTATGAATATACGAAAAAAACCCTTAAATTTTATCATCTTCTATATCTACATCCTCCCCATCCCTTTCACCTCTCTCTCAATCCGTTGGCAAGCGCCGCCTGTGGGATTGAGAGAGAGGTGAAAGAGACGAAAAGGATGTAGATATAGAAGATGATAAAAGTCAAGagcttttttgcatatattcatatcCTTTGAAGGGTTATGGACCTATgcggcacaacttaacaagttcggggtgccagatttcgattttgcaagTTCGTGGACTTAAGTGACACCtgaggacaagttcgagggccgttggtgtatttaactcattACATAATAAATGATATTGTTCATGACTTTAGCCAATATGATTTGACAACCATCCTTTAACTTTAATATAAATGACCCccttttaaaaattttaaatgACCCCCCCTTTTAAAAATTCATTCTTGACTTTCATAAGACCAGACCAGTATTAAGAATCTCCAGAGTCGCCTTGTACTTGTGTAAAAGATTTACCACCCAAATATTTGTTTCAAAGTAAAGCCAAACCCTATCTTCGTCAAGTAGCCTATAAAGCTATTTGCTGAGAAGACATATATTCTTGACTGCAAGATTTATCCACTTACCTGGTACGCGGGATTGTGTACGATGCATGTTGCTCCTGAGAGCTTCTCCGGTGAGCGGCTTACTACTGCATAAGCGAAATTTAAGTAGCCCGTTTAGGCGGGCTTTTTGCTTATTTTCGCCGATAGTCCGCTTATAATTGAATTGAAAACAAAGGCCTGTGAAACTTACAATGGTAGTGAGAAAAGCTGGTCTGGCAACTATACTCTGTTTCGTTAAAAGGTGCAATTTATTGGGTGTTGACACATGGTATCCGGGATGCAACTCAGACATAGAAAATTGTTGATGAAATAGAATtactttctttctttatttgcAATATTTCCCGAGACACTCCTATCATTTTCATTCGCATGCGTGTTGATCATGATATTGCTGGACTGACCGTTCGCTTAGTAGTGCTGACCATGCCAGAGCCAATCCATTATGATCCCGATATTTCTACACCTAAAACTTTCATATAACTGTACTACACTTAGCTACGTCATTATCATGCTTAGTCAACTCATCAAGTGTAGTGTCACTCGCTCTGTATAATGCAAGTTGATCCCAAACCTAATCCTGTAGCTGGGACACTTGTGGTCTAGTTTTGTGAACCTATCCTTAATACTGGACACTTGTGGTCTAAATTAGGATCACTATCCCTGAATAGTAGACACACAGAAAACCTTTCCCCTGTTCGGCCAAAACAAGATAGAATCTGGGAAAGTACTATAGGACATTGTAGAAATTCCAAAAGAATTTTCAAGGGAAAGAATGTCATCTCGAGCATGCAGGTTGCTGCATCAGGTCATGAATGCACGACAACTAACAGAACAACAACATCAACGATGCCACCACGGTACATACATTTTCGGTTAGTAATCTTTTGTCAGATGTTTGCAAAACTGAAGCTGTTGCAACGAACGCCATAAATTATGTCGAAGACGCATCCATCAAAGTCCAATGATTTTCTGCACATGTTTTTTGAaaaattgtttttttatttcgCATACGCTAGCATTCACATGTGCATGCTCCTCATCGTACGTTTTGATACACATGCATACAGGGCCGGCTCTACGATTTCAAGGGCCCTCGAGTGAACAAAAAATTATAGATCCTTTAGTCTAAATATTTTTAATAACACGACGAAAGAGATGTAATGCTAATAATATATCTTTACTTTTGAAGTAAAAAAGACCAATAAACTAAAAGAGCGGCaaaataaaattagttttttttttgcgaccgtgaatgagcacgtttttcattaagaagaaaagagaagtaTTACACAAGGGTCGGTTTTAGAATCAAAACCGAcacaaaataaaattagttTTAAAGTTTAAAATTGAAGATCTAACATATGCTAAACAAACAATTAATGAAATAACTTAATGAATTCAAGATGGAGGTGCGAGGGATACGGTGGGCAATTGGACCTCTACTCCAAGTACCCCAAGCAAATTAGATTGAGCGCGGACAGAAGGACATCTGTACTCATGCTGCACGCAACACTGCAATGTTCGGCGGTTGGCGGTCGACGACTTGTTCTCTCTCTGATTGCTGGTTTAGAGCATGCTTGGTTAGCTACGAAAATACGGGTATGCCAAAACGTGGATAAATCTATAAATTTTGTCACTTATTTGGTTGGATTTCAAACGGAAGTCCACCTAAGTGTTATTCTAAAATTGGTAAGATTTTGGTGAAAAAGATTGGCATACCCACATTTTGTTAGCCAACCAAGCATGACTTTAGTTTTAGCCGTTCGTGTTCAATCGATGACGAAGCCTACGAGTTTATAACTCCGCGGTCTCCAAAGGCAGAAGGTGCGTCACCTCCATTTTTCTGATGCCGCCGCGAGCTCTGAAAGCAAAAGATGCCACGATTGGCATTCTGGGAGGCATGTTTCATATATGAGCTGTTGGGCCCATTATTACTTGGGCCTCCGGCGATCGCCTCTGCTGCGCATGGCCCCAGAGCTGGCCCTGCACACATACAGACACACACAATTAAGATCTCACCAGTCCCTAAAAAAAAAGATCTCACCAAACACATGTCCTTGGTCCAAATCTCTCCTTGCAGAAGCTGGTAAACTGAAGCTGACAGAGGATGATCCTGAACTTAGAAGGAGCATTAGAAGGAAAGACCTAGTAAAGGATTACAAAAATCCATTCTGTTGACAAAGACTGCATTATATTGCATGTAAATCTATCCCCACAGCCATCTCACCCTCTGTGATTAAGAATCTGGGTGAAACCTTCTGCAAGATAGAGCCTCATAAACTTTCAGATGCAGCTGTGTACTCAAGAAAAAGAAGGTGACCGGTCCTGGGAGCAAGAAGCCAGTTTCTAAGAAAAAGCCCCACGATAAAGATGCCGATACAAACAAGAAGAAGTCAAAGAAGTGAAGGAGGTCCCCGGTCTTTTGTGGTGTCCCACTCGAATGTCTCAGCTGGATGGTTCAGCTTTATTTTGGAGTTCCCTTTCGTTTGCTTAAATATTTGTATTTATCTATCCGTTATTGTCACGCTGACTCTCTTTTCTGTGTGGTACTTGGTGCTCATGGTGACCATGAcacctttcttttgtttttctccTGTTTACTTTATGGATAATATCTCCTCTATCAGAAGTTGGAAAGTAATATGCTGGAATGTCAGGGGCATAAACTCAGATAAAAAGTGAAATTCTATCAGCATAAAATTGTGGAAACTCATTGTTATattgtttgtattttttttgcgACTTTGTTATATTGTTTGTATTTAGGAAACCAAAAGAGATCATTTTGATTCTGTGGACGCTAAAATTTTGCAAGTATAATTTTGGTAGGAAAATTGAGCCGATGAGGATTTTTCTAGAGAGGCCGATGGTCCATTTGGCCCAGGATTGTTTAGAGGCCTGGTCAAAACTGGTGTTAACACGGTCAAGGCGCAGTCACGGGATGGTCAAAGGCGGCCCAGCAACAGGCTACGACTCAGACGAGAGGATGACATCATCAGAAGATCTAGCAATCCGGTACTTTTGGAATGTCTTTTCGGTCAAGTTTGTTAAGTCGTGTGAGGTTAGGAGTCATATATAGTATCATATTATAAATATCAGACCTTAGGGTTTTTTGTAAAGAACAACAATCATCACATCAATACAACTTCTTTTTCGGCATCACGCCAAGCCCTAGGAGTAGGAGTAGAGTAGAACTCAACATATTCTTCGGTGGGCAGGGCTACATTAGTTAGGTCCAACCTCTGGTTTGCTCGTAGGTATTGTCTTTATCAGATTTGCTAAGCTTTAGTTATGCAGGCGCATTGCTATAATTTTGTTTAGTTTATTTACCAGTTATCCGATCTCTTATAACTTAAGCAAGGCTGCCATTGTTTCAATCTCTTGTTTAATTTATTCGAGTTCACAAGTTATCAATTTCTTTTAATTACGCATAAGATTGTCTCGGTTAGATCCGATCTTTTATGTTTCTTTATTAGATTTCACAACTTACCCCATCAAGGATCTATCGGCTGTTCTCTAACACTTTCCATGTAGAATCTCAATAGCTGATAGGTTTAGTGATCCTcatttttttttattaaattGATCGAATCCTATACCTTGTCATATTCAGTCTCATATGCCGATTCGTTTAGTTTGGTCTTGTCATCTCAGACTGTCTCGGTTAGATTCGATCTTTGAGTGGCATGGTCAAGCTAAATTTATTGGTTAGGTTTGATCTGTTATGGCTTGAGTTGTTAATCAGCTATGTCAGTTGATCACGGTCATGAGTTAAGAACAAACCTTTTCATAATTAGATTCATCGGCAAGTTATATTTAATTTACCGCTTGGCTGTTAGTTCTATCTCGGTTAGGTCCGATCCGACTAATGGTGACAGTAAATTGAGTTTAATAACCTAGGTGAAATTCTTtataattggttttattttgtCATATGAGAATCGGCTCTTTAGCCGATGATCCTACTGGTGTATCGGACTACATGGCCGATATCACTTTCATGGAACTATTCAGAACACCAGTCGATAGGTTTCCTTATtaaatttctttttcttgtcaattgcaggtcaaattgaaTGGCATGCCGTGAACCTATAGAGCAGGACATGCACTGGAGTTAAGCAGAACCCCAAGGCTTTAGCGTGTCGTTCTCCGATCTGTAAGATTCATCGCACCAAAATTTGCGGCAACAGATGCCTAGTTCATACGAAATTTCTGTCCTCCATCATTTGATAAGTTTGAATTTCTGCCTTTTGTTGGTAACTCTTGTAGTTTAATCACAATATGGAAATATCCTTTGTCTGAGGGGCACCTTGTCTTCCAAAATGAGTTTGCTTTCTGTAGAGTTCAGGTCCCTCCACAATAATGGTGAGTGGATTCTTACAAATGTTTATGGCCCCTGCACTTTTGAGATAAAAAGAAAGTTTACCCTTTGGTTGAAACACATTCAGATGCCAGATGATGTAGAGTGGTTGTTACATGGAGATTCTAACCTGTCAAGGGATCCTGGAAATAGAAGTAAGCCATGTGGTGATCTAGCATAGATGTTTCTCTATAGTGAGACCATTAGTTCCCTTGGTCTAGTTGGTGGACAATTTACTTCGACGAGAATAAGCAATTGTCCCCTCCTTCCTGAGAGACTGGATTGGTTCTTTATTTCAAACTAGCATAGACCacacatatttttttaaaaaaataattagctTTTACTAAAAATACATTAAAATAtgtattaattaaattaaagttcatattaaattttaaaaatatgtaCCACAATAGACGTCACTACTGTCTCGTAGCTTAGGTCGATCGGAATATATTGCAATAGGAATATAGCTAAAATATGTACCATAGCATCATAGTTTAAGGCGATAAGAACCTATTGCAATAGGAATGAAGCTAAAATAAATAAGCGGTTGAGGTTTATAAAGATATAGGAGGCGGTGAAAGTGATCAGGTGCTCTACTctaagaggaggagggggtgaattaggcaatttAAAATCTTAGTTTATGGCTCCAAccagtttgcacaaaacttaatcTAAAATATACTAtctagaaagtaaaggcacacaagttgcaataataAATACGGAAACATAAAGAGGGGATGAgaagaagcaaactctcgacatgaGAATTTAACCCGTGGTTCGATTAACCACAAAGGCACATCTAcgtttcaggacggagggagtacgagTTTATTATTCATTTCCTTCTCATTATTACTtgctttctttttatttttacattgaTCAACACGACATATGGTAGATTACGTGAGCCAATTAATTAGTTATTTAGTTATTAATTAATGATGAACTGGGAGATTATTCTTTGTATATTCTCCGTATTGCCAGAGTAGTCGGCTGGTCAGCAGCGTACTCGTCCGAACGGAACAGTATTTGCATGTGGAGTATATATAGATACACTTCCATCTATAATAGTTTTATCTATCGCCCGTATTCACACATCAACCGCCGGATGATCATAAAGTTTTACatcaatttgtttttttttaatttttgtaTTTTGATTTGGATATAAAATATATCTAGCCATCagcatattttatttgatatgGTATATTTGATATGGTATATTAGAGTATTTCCCATATTTTGGAATAAGCCAAACTTGGTGTCAACAATGACGTATCAAGAAAGGAAACAAACAATGATGAGTATCAAGAAAGGAAACAAACAAAGGAGGAAGACGAGACATAGAGCTTCAAGTTCGCCAAAACCGAGTAGACACTTCACGGCCGCTCACGAGCGAGCTGCCGGGCCTGCTGTCCGCGCGCGCGATCGGTAAGCTTAGGCGCCGCCGGTCTACTCGGGCTTGTAGGCGATGAACATGACGCACTGCACCTGCCTGGCGTTGTCGAATCCGAGGATGCGGATGTAGTTGTCGGGGTAGGCCTTCTTACactcctcgagctcggcgtaCACCTGAGTGGCGTCGGTGCAGCCGAACATGGGCAGCTTCCACATGGTCCAGTAGCGGCCATCGTAGTACCCGGGGGAAGTGGCGTTCTCACGGAAGACGAAGCCGAGCTTGCTGAACTCGAGGCAAGGGACCCAGTTGTTCCGGATCAGGTAGTCGATCTGCTTCAAGAGGTCCTCCGTGGAGAGCGGCGGCAGGTACGACAGGGTCTCGAACTTCTTGTTGTTCTCAGTCGGCCACACCTGAACAACGACACCCATTACCATACCATCAGTTCCAAAACTTTGTTATTGAGTTGCGTTGGTCGATCAGCTCATCACTTTTGAACACCATCGATCAAGAATCCAATTGCAGCTACTATGTATATAGATTGTTAATTACCTGCATGCACCTGATCCTTCCGCCGTTGCTGACGTTGCGGAAGCCCTTGCTGCTGGAGCGGCGGCTGATGGGGAGCCTGGCAGTGGACTTGAGGCCCTGGAACGGAGCCACGGAGGTGGCCGAGGCGGCCATCACGGTGGGAGCCATGGCTTAAtttactagctagctagtagtagtagtactaGTGAGCTAGGATGCAGCGCGCAGCAGCAGTGTGGCTTGAGGCCCTGAGCGCTGGTCCGGAGCGGGGCATAAATAGGCAGGCCGGCGGGGAACTGGAAGGCGGCGGGTGGCTGATCCGGGGATGTGCAAAGAGTGGCTGCCGTTCGCCGGTAGAGCCACGGGTGGCTGCTCTGGTACGCGGCGAAAGTATCTAATTGTTTGCAGCAGCTCCAAGTGCAAAAGCCATGCAAGCACAAGGTACCAGCAAGAAAGGACAACAATTAATGCTAGAATGGTGAATGCATGGATCCAAGGAGAAGAATGCACATACGAAGGTCCTACGCCAACCTTTTCCCATTTGCTGATTCCTTGATGTGATGGGTTCCTTTCCTTTAGGGTTTTGCAAGAACATGGGACAGGTTGGAATAATATGCCTCATCAGTACCCCGCCACTTCCTTCGGGACCTTATGCATTGTCAACAATGAACAGTCTTTCTTATAAGTAAATCTCATATTTGAATTGTCAATGGTGCTTGCACCCTAAGTTTTGCAGCGTTCAAACGTCGTCTTCAACTTTGGAGGCAATCCAGTAGGTCTCATATAGTTAGACTTTTTTCGATAAGTACTTCTTATATGCTATATACCAAGAACAGTGTACACTGATCGGGTCAAAATAAAGACCCCAGGATACATTCTCAAAAGCTGAAAGTACAACAAAAGAAGATTGGTGGAGGCTATTGACACAAGATAAGGCAGCTGAATTATTACGGGAGATAATTAGACCTGGATGTTGTatgcattttttttagaaaaaaaaaatgcctCCGGCCTATGCAGCCACACACAACCAGGGATGCTGTATGCATGAAAATATGTCACACAgagtttttaaaataaaaccgaatgcataactatatgtatgctagGATTAAATTTTATACATATCATGTTAGAATCAAGTACCATACATATAGCGACATCATAATGAAATAATGATCAACACTACAACAGTGTCACAAAAAAACGACTAAAAGTCAATCAGAGATATGCAGCTTTTAAAAGACTTCACACTTCACAGACAATCAATTCGGGGTTGCGTACACCTAAAACTCAACAACATCTTCACATAACTTCATAGTAACTTTTTCTTTTGAGTAGCGTTGATttagcaagtgtgagtacacttatggctggtactcagcaagtatattaAGAAATAAATGATATGCATGCAAGGTTTAAACATGGATAATAAAGGTTGGCTGAATAAAGAGTTTACGGTAATCATTTTAACAAACAACTAAACATTAAAAACTTATTTACTGAGCCATGAATAAATATTTCCcacatttttgaaataaagaGACAACTGAGTAATAAACAAAGCTTGGAACATTAAATAATTGAATTATATCACAGATTCAATTGAAAagtcatgtgagggtcca
The nucleotide sequence above comes from Panicum virgatum strain AP13 chromosome 3K, P.virgatum_v5, whole genome shotgun sequence. Encoded proteins:
- the LOC120699285 gene encoding ribulose bisphosphate carboxylase small chain A, chloroplastic-like, whose protein sequence is MAPTVMAASATSVAPFQGLKSTARLPISRRSSSKGFRNVSNGGRIRCMQVWPTENNKKFETLSYLPPLSTEDLLKQIDYLIRNNWVPCLEFSKLGFVFRENATSPGYYDGRYWTMWKLPMFGCTDATQVYAELEECKKAYPDNYIRILGFDNARQVQCVMFIAYKPE